The following proteins are encoded in a genomic region of Protaetiibacter sp. SSC-01:
- a CDS encoding site-specific DNA-methyltransferase gives MHETPATTPHFRTELAAQLAFLIPEAIADGKVDVEKLKELLDGDAVETSERFGLFWPGKRRALRAAQEPTTATLRPDFENSKDWDTTQNVFIEGDNLEVLKILQKHYHAKIKLIYIDPPYNTGKDFVYPDNYREGLQTYLEYAGLIGDDGNAKSTIAKNTSDNPHYHSAWLNMMYPRLKLARNLLTDDGVILISINDVEQAQLRRLCDEVFGENNLIAQFVWLNDGNVDQQSKIKGVHEYVLAYARNTSKFARPTVIDPNIGEESKLYRELIENSITKNGPANPPSEVELPVGFPANFTSGRIGIREDSYPHVLDEILVENGKVVTPARVRSGWSSRNLLDLFIRNGCSPIDDADGRETWFELRDTGAIYMMKRRAEDQGHVLSVLRNLGTTKQNSSLLASWGLTFSYPKPLGLIEYLVAVFTRPDEDALILDFFSGSATTAHAVMSANLRDSGRRRHIQVQLPEPVGDGTGGTIADLARRRIDKAGDSLAGTRKNQLQVDGGPPLDIGFRSYKLSDTNFAKWRLSSEVEEDALQQHLLSLRDSATDDATADELLTEILLKQGYSLTEAVSSAEIGALEVRLVRDRDGDVAVLAYLNEHVKPTLEQLRALVDEAPTRIIVLEDAFQGDDELKTNMSQLAKSKGIEVWTA, from the coding sequence GTGCACGAGACACCAGCGACGACCCCGCACTTCCGGACCGAGTTGGCAGCGCAGCTTGCCTTCTTGATTCCCGAGGCCATCGCAGATGGCAAGGTGGACGTCGAGAAGCTGAAGGAGCTGCTCGACGGTGACGCAGTCGAGACCAGCGAGCGGTTCGGACTATTCTGGCCCGGCAAGAGGCGCGCGCTACGCGCGGCACAGGAGCCGACCACGGCGACGCTGCGTCCTGACTTCGAAAACTCGAAGGACTGGGACACGACGCAGAACGTCTTCATCGAGGGCGACAATCTCGAAGTGCTCAAGATCCTACAGAAGCACTACCACGCGAAGATCAAGCTGATCTACATCGACCCTCCGTACAACACCGGCAAGGACTTCGTCTACCCGGATAATTACCGCGAAGGGCTCCAGACCTACCTGGAGTACGCCGGGCTGATCGGTGATGACGGCAACGCCAAGAGCACCATCGCGAAGAATACCTCGGATAATCCTCACTACCATTCGGCCTGGCTGAACATGATGTACCCGCGTCTCAAACTTGCTCGCAACTTGCTGACGGACGATGGCGTGATTCTGATCTCGATCAATGACGTCGAACAGGCGCAGCTGCGTCGGCTCTGTGACGAGGTGTTTGGAGAGAACAACCTCATTGCTCAGTTCGTGTGGCTCAACGACGGCAACGTCGACCAGCAGAGCAAGATCAAGGGCGTCCACGAGTACGTGCTCGCCTACGCCCGGAACACATCGAAGTTTGCGCGCCCGACTGTGATCGACCCCAACATCGGCGAAGAGAGCAAGCTGTACCGCGAACTGATTGAGAACTCGATCACGAAGAATGGTCCGGCGAACCCGCCTTCTGAGGTCGAGCTGCCCGTGGGCTTCCCTGCGAATTTTACCTCCGGTCGGATTGGCATTAGGGAGGACTCGTACCCGCACGTGTTGGACGAGATCCTCGTCGAGAATGGGAAGGTCGTAACTCCTGCACGCGTGCGTAGCGGTTGGAGTTCTCGGAACTTGCTTGATCTATTCATCCGCAACGGATGCTCACCCATCGACGACGCGGATGGCCGCGAGACGTGGTTCGAGCTGAGGGATACGGGTGCGATCTACATGATGAAGCGCCGCGCGGAAGATCAGGGTCATGTCCTGTCTGTCCTCCGGAATCTCGGGACGACCAAGCAGAACAGCTCGCTTCTTGCCTCATGGGGGTTGACGTTCTCCTACCCGAAACCCCTCGGTCTGATCGAGTATCTCGTCGCTGTCTTCACGCGCCCCGACGAAGACGCGTTGATTCTTGACTTCTTCTCGGGGTCGGCGACGACCGCGCACGCTGTGATGTCAGCCAACTTGAGGGACTCGGGTCGACGTCGTCATATTCAGGTCCAGTTGCCAGAGCCCGTGGGCGACGGGACCGGAGGCACAATTGCAGATCTCGCGCGTCGGCGTATCGATAAGGCTGGCGATTCGCTCGCCGGCACGCGAAAGAACCAGCTTCAGGTCGATGGAGGTCCCCCGCTCGACATTGGATTCCGCTCCTACAAACTCTCGGACACCAACTTCGCGAAATGGCGGTTGTCTAGCGAGGTCGAGGAAGACGCTTTGCAGCAGCATCTCCTCAGCCTTCGCGATAGCGCAACCGACGATGCGACTGCCGATGAGCTGCTCACCGAGATCCTGCTCAAGCAGGGCTACTCGCTGACCGAGGCCGTCTCGTCTGCGGAGATCGGCGCACTCGAAGTCCGGCTTGTGCGCGACCGAGACGGTGACGTCGCAGTGCTGGCATACCTAAACGAGCACGTCAAGCCGACACTTGAGCAGCTCCGAGCGCTCGTTGATGAAGCGCCGACGAGGATCATCGTGCTCGAGGATGCTTTCCAGGGCGACGACGAACTCAAGACCAACATGTCCCAGCTCGCGAAGAGCAAAGGCATCGAGGTCTGGACGGCGTGA
- a CDS encoding FRG domain-containing protein, which yields MPTTPPSWDPQSYFKAWERSVDSWARLEEELKNVEWVSDGRKLVWRGVHDSSYGLLSSAYRWLKRHDNRIPSEARLRDLESKLLTISRTTWPDRGGSALETLAHIQHYGGPTRLIDVSHSVEVAVFFATEQRFDKDTHKPLEDVDGRLFAFQSDDRVIDLDSNWGSREIPWAHWEREENGWETSLPFVWNPPRALNERITAQHGAFLVGGVPSLPHGQNSRYRMPGAWQHGNMKTMPAADVREITSVSVFLKSLDRRTTKKSQAAYTLRIAAKAKPEIRKKLLEKRGLHHGSIYPDLYGLAEHGASLASFA from the coding sequence ATGCCGACGACACCACCGTCCTGGGACCCGCAAAGCTACTTCAAAGCTTGGGAGCGTTCGGTCGATAGTTGGGCGAGACTTGAGGAAGAGCTCAAGAACGTCGAATGGGTGTCTGACGGAAGAAAACTAGTTTGGCGGGGCGTTCACGACAGCAGTTACGGCTTATTAAGTTCAGCTTACCGCTGGCTGAAGCGCCACGACAATAGGATCCCTTCGGAAGCACGGTTGCGCGACCTAGAGTCCAAATTGCTGACCATCTCCCGGACCACTTGGCCGGATAGGGGGGGCAGCGCCCTGGAAACATTGGCACATATTCAACACTATGGTGGCCCTACGCGGCTGATCGATGTCAGCCATTCCGTGGAAGTTGCGGTGTTTTTTGCGACGGAGCAGAGATTCGATAAGGACACTCATAAGCCTCTCGAGGATGTCGATGGGCGGCTCTTTGCATTCCAGTCTGACGATCGGGTTATCGATCTCGACTCGAACTGGGGCTCACGGGAGATACCTTGGGCGCATTGGGAACGAGAAGAGAATGGTTGGGAGACATCCCTTCCATTCGTTTGGAACCCGCCACGCGCCTTGAATGAACGAATCACTGCTCAGCATGGAGCGTTCCTAGTGGGCGGAGTGCCGTCGCTTCCGCACGGTCAGAACTCGCGGTATCGAATGCCTGGCGCCTGGCAACACGGAAACATGAAAACAATGCCTGCTGCCGATGTACGGGAAATCACATCTGTTTCAGTCTTTTTGAAAAGTCTCGACCGCCGAACTACCAAGAAGTCTCAGGCGGCCTACACGTTGAGAATCGCAGCAAAGGCGAAACCTGAAATCAGGAAGAAGCTGCTGGAAAAACGCGGCCTGCATCATGGATCAATCTATCCAGATCTCTATGGACTCGCAGAGCACGGCGCAAGCCTGGCATCGTTCGCTTAG
- a CDS encoding SNF2-related protein, with protein sequence MTRISHYQAKYYAHELQRSYANDHVGKLAGLLFDAQVEPKPHQIDAALFALQTPFLPGVILADEVGLGKTIEAGIVISQHWAERRRSILIVAPSSLRQQWQQELYEKFLIPSAILDPKSKESLLAAAGGRSTQVLICSYEFALRHETSLLKAWDLVVADEAHRLRNYWTGKTKAAEAVAHIVSGAHKTVLLTATPLQNKLEELYGLVAIFYPDYFHSLDAFRERYVKKIDVSRHFGSLSDPRNADRAREWLDDSSDLAERVATISKRTLRRDADKYIHFTQRLPLTVEFTPSPDEARLYDLVNDYLQRDELFAFAGSQRHLSALIIRKRLGSSTYAVASTLENIANRLADEVATGQRHHGRGGLVAADFAIDDEITSEELEEAEELEDTGTGSRASSMPRDESLLEATRAEVVELREYAALARSITVNQKAVKLGEALDRGFERLRQLGAPEKAIIFTDSTKTQEYIARSLREAGRGEGLVLFNGSNSGPEQTAIYQAWLEKNRDSDLITGIAAVDRRKALVDYFRTDGTIMIATEAAAEGINLQFCSMLVNYDLPWNPQRVEQRIGRVHRFGQKHNVVVVNFSNKGNIAEQRILELLTNKFQLFSSVFGASDEVLGAIEDGLDFEKTISDILTHCRTADELDAAFRELEAQYATEISHEMASAKAKVFDNLDPHVQDRLKAYDTQSGEVLNKFERLLLAVTRHELHGHATFEGDGRIFVLNQSPVKDAPTGRYFFKSQPLENAHQYRYASPLARHVIDTAKAHDTPAREVKFSLWQSERVSSAIRALEGTSGELTANVVTFRMKARDEDISESYMLAGALTDDGRWLDEEYVADILDLACIEVGEQPVSIEAARFTPYLDARRAELEKEVQGRNSRYYDQQEELLYRNQQDRKAEHEGRIREYRAKEKEARKLARQADDPMEQLRLKKEARKWEQRAEEADEDFRDTRKKLRAEADKYLELIEQSLQGIQENEHLFTIRWQLSK encoded by the coding sequence GTGACCAGAATCAGCCACTACCAGGCGAAGTATTACGCGCACGAGCTTCAGCGCAGCTACGCCAATGACCACGTCGGCAAGCTCGCTGGCTTGCTGTTCGACGCCCAGGTGGAGCCGAAGCCGCACCAGATCGACGCCGCCCTCTTTGCTTTGCAGACACCGTTCCTGCCGGGCGTGATCCTGGCTGACGAGGTGGGCCTCGGAAAGACGATCGAGGCGGGGATCGTCATCTCTCAGCACTGGGCGGAGCGCCGCCGCAGCATCCTGATCGTTGCCCCGTCGAGTCTGCGGCAGCAGTGGCAGCAGGAGCTATACGAGAAGTTCCTGATCCCGTCCGCCATCCTCGACCCGAAGTCGAAAGAATCACTGCTTGCCGCAGCGGGTGGGCGCTCGACGCAAGTGCTGATCTGTTCCTACGAGTTCGCGCTCCGACATGAGACGTCGCTGCTGAAGGCGTGGGATCTCGTGGTCGCGGACGAGGCCCACCGGCTGCGCAACTACTGGACAGGCAAGACCAAGGCTGCCGAGGCGGTGGCGCACATAGTCTCGGGCGCGCACAAGACAGTTCTGCTGACGGCGACACCGTTGCAGAACAAGCTCGAGGAACTATATGGATTGGTAGCGATTTTTTATCCGGACTACTTCCACTCTCTAGACGCGTTCCGCGAGCGATACGTCAAGAAGATCGATGTGTCCCGTCATTTTGGGTCCCTGTCCGACCCGCGCAATGCAGATCGCGCGCGTGAATGGCTTGACGACTCAAGCGACTTGGCGGAACGTGTCGCGACCATATCGAAGCGCACGCTGCGTCGTGACGCTGACAAGTACATTCACTTCACCCAGCGCCTGCCGCTGACGGTCGAGTTCACTCCCTCGCCGGACGAGGCGCGGCTCTACGACCTGGTGAACGACTACCTGCAGCGCGACGAGCTATTCGCCTTCGCGGGCAGCCAACGTCACCTCTCTGCCCTGATCATCCGTAAGCGCCTCGGCTCGTCGACCTATGCGGTCGCGAGCACGCTCGAAAACATCGCGAATCGCCTGGCTGACGAAGTCGCGACCGGACAGCGTCACCATGGGCGTGGCGGCCTCGTTGCAGCCGACTTCGCCATTGACGATGAGATCACCAGCGAGGAACTGGAAGAGGCGGAGGAGCTCGAGGATACTGGCACTGGTTCCCGTGCCTCATCGATGCCCCGTGATGAGTCGCTGTTGGAGGCGACGCGGGCTGAGGTTGTCGAGCTGCGCGAGTACGCTGCGCTTGCCCGTTCGATCACTGTGAACCAGAAGGCGGTCAAGCTCGGTGAGGCACTCGACCGGGGCTTTGAGCGATTGCGTCAGCTGGGCGCTCCGGAGAAGGCCATCATCTTCACCGACTCGACCAAGACGCAGGAGTACATCGCCCGATCGCTGCGTGAGGCTGGTCGTGGCGAGGGGCTTGTCCTGTTCAATGGCTCGAACAGCGGACCCGAGCAGACCGCGATTTACCAGGCGTGGCTAGAAAAGAACAGAGACAGTGACCTGATCACCGGCATCGCGGCAGTGGATCGTCGCAAGGCGCTCGTGGATTACTTCCGCACCGACGGGACGATCATGATCGCGACTGAGGCTGCCGCAGAGGGCATCAACCTGCAGTTCTGCTCGATGCTCGTCAACTATGACCTGCCGTGGAACCCACAGCGGGTCGAGCAGCGCATCGGCCGGGTGCACCGTTTCGGGCAGAAGCACAACGTTGTCGTCGTGAACTTCTCGAACAAGGGCAACATTGCCGAGCAGCGCATCCTGGAACTGCTGACGAACAAGTTCCAGCTGTTCTCCAGCGTCTTCGGTGCCAGCGACGAGGTGCTCGGAGCGATCGAGGATGGCCTGGACTTTGAGAAAACGATCAGCGATATTCTCACCCACTGCAGAACCGCCGACGAGCTGGATGCCGCGTTCCGCGAGCTGGAGGCGCAGTACGCGACCGAGATCTCGCATGAGATGGCCAGCGCCAAGGCGAAGGTCTTCGACAACCTTGACCCGCACGTCCAGGATCGGCTCAAGGCGTACGACACGCAGTCCGGCGAGGTACTCAACAAGTTCGAGCGCTTGTTGCTCGCGGTAACCCGACACGAACTGCACGGGCACGCGACCTTCGAGGGCGACGGGCGCATCTTCGTACTGAACCAGTCCCCGGTGAAGGACGCGCCGACCGGCCGCTACTTCTTCAAATCCCAGCCGCTGGAGAACGCCCACCAGTACCGCTACGCGAGCCCGCTCGCAAGGCACGTCATCGATACGGCAAAGGCCCACGACACTCCGGCACGAGAGGTGAAGTTTTCGCTTTGGCAGTCGGAGCGGGTGAGTAGCGCAATCCGCGCGCTGGAAGGAACCAGCGGCGAGCTAACTGCGAACGTTGTGACCTTCCGCATGAAGGCACGCGATGAGGACATCTCCGAGTCCTACATGCTCGCCGGCGCCCTGACCGACGACGGCCGGTGGCTCGACGAGGAGTATGTCGCAGACATCCTCGACCTGGCTTGCATCGAGGTTGGCGAGCAGCCGGTGTCGATCGAAGCGGCACGTTTCACGCCGTACCTTGATGCCCGTCGGGCTGAGCTGGAGAAGGAAGTCCAGGGACGCAACTCCCGCTACTACGACCAGCAGGAGGAACTGCTATACCGCAACCAGCAGGATCGCAAGGCCGAGCACGAAGGCAGGATCCGCGAGTACCGGGCCAAGGAGAAGGAAGCCCGCAAGCTCGCCCGACAGGCGGACGACCCGATGGAGCAGCTACGCCTCAAGAAAGAGGCACGCAAGTGGGAGCAGCGTGCCGAGGAAGCCGACGAGGACTTCCGAGACACGCGCAAGAAGCTCCGCGCCGAGGCTGACAAGTATCTCGAACTGATCGAGCAGTCGCTCCAGGGCATCCAGGAGAACGAGCACCTGTTCACGATTCGCTGGCAACTCTCGAAGTGA